In the genome of Campylobacter concisus, the window AAATGGGATAATTATCTTTAAAAAATTTGTATTTAAAAATAGGATAATCACCGCTCCGATGATAGCTCCAATGAAAGTAAAAACGATACCTATAAAGCACTCTTTATAATTAATTAATCCCCGTTTTGTGAAATTTAGAGTCGCCGTAAAGCTACCAAAGACACCTTGAAGCTTATTTGTGCCAAGTGCAAGGTGTGGTGGCACGCCCATCGCCATAATAGCTGGAAGCGTTATAAGCCCACCTCCGCCAGCGATAGAATCGATAAAACCACCTAAAAATGCAGCTACAAAAAAAACGACATAGCTAAGTAGATCAAATTCCATTTTTTGCTCTTTTGATAATTGAAATAAAAGCAGATTGTAATTTATTTGTACTTATCTTTTTGTAAATTTTTTATATTTGAAATGAGAGATTTTTAAAATTTATAAATTTAAACGAGCCTTTGGATCTAGCTCAAAGACTCGTTTATTAAAGTGATTACTTAATAACGCCACAAAGCATTCTAGCACCGCCACCGCCAAGTGCTTTTGGGTTGTCGCTATGATTATCACCACCAACATGAACCATTAGTGAGTGACCTTTTAGCTCGTCAAGACTTTTTATCTTTGGGGCTAGCACTGGATAGTTCGCATTGCCCTCAGCATCTACGTAAAGTGCTGGCAAATCACCTTTGTGACCCTTATCGTCCCATGCAAAAGAGTGCATTTTTGTGCCAGCTGGATCCCAGTGACTACCTGCTTTCATACCAAGGCCTTTTTCAGTCGCACCACAGTCAGCATTTTCATGGATGTGAAAGCCGTGTAGTCCTGCAGTAAGTCCTTTTAAATTTGGAAAAAATGCAACGCCGTAGTTTGTCTTAACAGCTGCTACTTCGCCGACACTCTTATCGCCCTTCTCGCTTAGCTCATTAACAGGTATAACTAGATGCTCTCCAGCTTTCGCATCAAAGTGATGACCTTCGTGAGCAAAAAGTAAAGTTCCTAAAACTGCACTTAGTAAAACGATTTTTTTCATACAAGCTCCTTGTGGATAAAATTGTACGGCAAGTCTACCCTAAATTTAAAAATTTAGCAATAATTTTTATTGATTAAGATTTTTTATGATAGTTTCTAACTCTTTGCTCTGCCCTATCCTGTAAAGCGCAAAGTCGTATTTTATCGGGTCTAGCTCGTCAAATTCTCTAAGTTTTTTTGTAAGCTCCATGACCGCTTTGTAATCATAGCTCTTTCTGTTTATAAGTCCTAAATTTAAAGAAACTCTATGTGTATGAACATCAAGCGGTATCAAAAGCTTATCTTTTGGCAAATTTTTAAATAATCCAAGGTCGATGTCGCTATCTCGCACCATCCAGCGAAGATACATATTGTAGCGTTTATATGGGCTTTGTGGCTCCCTCTCAAAACTCTTACCAAAGAAAAACTCATATCCGTCAGAGCGGTAAGAATTTAGCTTATATATAAATTTAATAAGCTCATTTACGCCATCTATCATTTCGCCATTTTTTGCTAGACCTTGGCGTAAAATTTTCTCTATGTCACCCTCTTTTTTAAGGCGTGAGAGAGTGATAAAAATTTCTCTTACGTCGTTTTCATTTTGAAAGCGGTATTTGAAATTTGACAGATTTTTCTTGATATTTTGCTCACTCTCATCAAGCAGTCTAAATTCAAGCGAATTTAGAAATTTCACTATCATTTTTGCATTGCCATAGGCAAATAACGCACAAATGAGTGCAGCGTTTGGCTCTTTAAATTTAGTGGCTACTTGAAGTGGATCTGGGGCTTCAAACAGCCCCAAATTTGTATTTTTGCTAAGTACGTGCGAGTCTAAAAGGCTCTTTAGCTCACTCATTGCTTTAGTGAAAGAAGCGTGTCAAGCATTTGATCAACGGTTGTGATGATCTTTGCTGCTGCGCCGTAACTTGCTTGAAAGCGGATCAAATTTGTAAGCTCTTCATTGGTGTCTACGCCACTTGTTGATTGAAATTCCTCTTCAGCTGTCTTTTGCAAAGACGTATTTGTATCGTGGATCGTATTATTCGCCTCTGTATCACTCGCTATGTCAGTCGTAAGATAGCGGTAATATCCCTCGATCGTCTCATCTCTATCAAGCGCTATGCCACTTGAGTAAAAGGTCTGCTTTTGATACTGAAGCTGGATCATTTTATTTGCAACTTCATTATTTCCGATAACTGGCTTTGAGTAGGCACGAAGCTTTGTGTGGTCTTGGGTAAAATTTTGATTTATGCCGATACTATTTGAGTCAGTACCTGAAAAAAATCTATTTATGCCAACAGCGCCTGGGAAATTTGTACCGTGATCGACTATTGATATGCTATAAAGCCCTTGAGCTTGTTTTGGAATGAGAGAAAATATGCCTTTTTTAGTATTTTTATCATAAAAATATGACGCCTCAAAAAAGTCATCAACGTCATTTAGCATATTATTGTCTTTATTGTCATCTGAGTTTGAGTTAAAGTCTTTGACGATAGAGTTGCCATATCTTGTATCGTTCATCGTCGTCGTGCCATTTACATTTATAGTTTTTCTGGCCACAACATTGCCTTTGTTATCATAAACAATAGCTTCAAAACTTCCGTTTCTTATACTATTATCATGATTCATAAGAGTTTTATCATCTTCTAAATAACTTATCGGATCTGAGTTAGAAATTTCAACTGCGGATTCGGCATAGATATTATTTGTACTTGTTATCAAGGTTTTACTAAATGTATTTAAATTATCAATGTATTTTTGGATCGTTCCGTCGCTAAATTTATCATTATCTGGCTCGTAGTTTCGGCCCCTAAGATCAAGTGCAGCTCCAATTTTACCACCTGTAATCTTTTCCTCCATTGGGATTCTTCTGCCATCTTCTCTTTCATAATAAATTTTTGTATATCTTCCACTTTCGGTTGAACTCATAGAAATTTCATGAAAATTTACACCATCAACGATACTTACGCCACCAATGTTTAGATTGTAGTATTTTCCTTGATCTGTTATTCCTGTATCTACCCTAGAATTGCTCTTTAGATCGCTTTTATAAACTGCTGTATTTACCAGCTTTGACATAGCAAGCTCAAGCTCATCACGTTTATCACGAAGATCATTTGCATTTATTTTTATACCAGCGTCCGCACCTGATTCTATTCTTTGGATTTGCTTATTAATATTTGCTATTTGCCTGCCTAGCGAATTTATCTCTTTTATATTTATTTTTATCGTTTCATCAATCTTTTCATGCATATCATAAAGCATCTTTGACGAGCGGTTAATACTTGCAGTCAATACACTTGCTTTATTTATCAAATTGACTTTCTGAGCACCAGCATTAGGATTTGAAGCAAAGTTATTCCATGCGGAAAAATACTCCTGAATATCTTTCACCATTCCATTATCTTTTAGATCAGGAAAATATTTTGTAGCTTCTTGCAAAATTCTTTGTTTATAGGCTGTATTTTCTAAATTTGATGATGAGTATTTTAATCTTGAGTAGGCAAACTCATCATGAAGTCTTGTTATAGTATCTACTTGTGTGCCTGTACCAACTCCGCCAGGGACTGTATTCATCGCTGGAGATGCAGACTGGACAACACGTTGTCTTGTATAGTAGTTGCTATCGGCGTTTGCTATATTATTTCCGGTTGTACTTATTTGAAGCTGGGCTGCATTTAGTCCCGAAACACCCGTGCCTAATGACATAAAAATATTAGCCATTTTTTAAACCCTTGATTTATAAAAATTATTATCTATGCTGTTTCCATCTTGGCCGTATTCACTTGTTTTAGTGCCAAAAATTTTTTCATTAAGTGAGTCAAAAAATTCTTTAACAGCAACGACATGCCTTGCATATTCTTTATTAACTTTATGTAAATTTTCAAGCTTTGAACGCATAAGTACAAGCTTTGACTTCACTTCATCGTCTAAAACACTAGCAAGTGTAGTCGTACCGCTCTCTTTTGATACCTTTAAAAGCTCTTTATCTAGTGCTCTTTTCGTATCTTCAAATGCACGAACTAAGGCATTTTTTTTCTTTACACTCTCATCAACACTTGAGTGCTTAGCCTCTTTTATATTTGCGATATCTTGTATGGTTAAATTTATAAGCTCATCAAGCTCGCCTATAGCCTCGTCCAAAAGCTTTTTTATCATTTAAATTCCTTAATTACAGCAACGCATCAGCCACAGCCCTAGCCGTTTTTGAGATATCAACCTGATAAGTACCATTTGCTATGGCATCAGCTATCTCTTTTAGCTTTGCGTTTTCGTTTGTTCTTACTTCTTTACTCTGAGTTTCGACCTTGGCATCGCTATTTTTATTTAGCGTATTTGCCTGAAAATTTGGTCTTTGGTTCAAAGGCCTTATCATATTCATACCTCTTAAAATAAAATGTTTATATCACTACATCGGCAGAATATAAATTTACTTAAGAGTCTCTCTTTAAAAAATCGTACAAAAGTTCTGAAAAACCAAGATTTCCGCTCAATGCTTTACTCATTGCATCGTTATACATCGACCTATAAATGTCGCTACCAGCAGCCTTTGGATATAGCGAGTTGTGCTCATCTTCTTTTAAAGCAATATCAAGCA includes:
- a CDS encoding superoxide dismutase family protein — encoded protein: MKKIVLLSAVLGTLLFAHEGHHFDAKAGEHLVIPVNELSEKGDKSVGEVAAVKTNYGVAFFPNLKGLTAGLHGFHIHENADCGATEKGLGMKAGSHWDPAGTKMHSFAWDDKGHKGDLPALYVDAEGNANYPVLAPKIKSLDELKGHSLMVHVGGDNHSDNPKALGGGGARMLCGVIK
- a CDS encoding TIGR02757 family protein — encoded protein: MSELKSLLDSHVLSKNTNLGLFEAPDPLQVATKFKEPNAALICALFAYGNAKMIVKFLNSLEFRLLDESEQNIKKNLSNFKYRFQNENDVREIFITLSRLKKEGDIEKILRQGLAKNGEMIDGVNELIKFIYKLNSYRSDGYEFFFGKSFEREPQSPYKRYNMYLRWMVRDSDIDLGLFKNLPKDKLLIPLDVHTHRVSLNLGLINRKSYDYKAVMELTKKLREFDELDPIKYDFALYRIGQSKELETIIKNLNQ
- a CDS encoding flagellar biosynthesis anti-sigma factor FlgM, whose protein sequence is MIRPLNQRPNFQANTLNKNSDAKVETQSKEVRTNENAKLKEIADAIANGTYQVDISKTARAVADALL
- a CDS encoding rod-binding protein yields the protein MQIDNTLALNSYNEISANKIKNANAKQDALLKEQTDAFEAYMVKAVLDIALKEDEHNSLYPKAAGSDIYRSMYNDAMSKALSGNLGFSELLYDFLKRDS
- the flgN gene encoding flagellar export chaperone FlgN — protein: MIKKLLDEAIGELDELINLTIQDIANIKEAKHSSVDESVKKKNALVRAFEDTKRALDKELLKVSKESGTTTLASVLDDEVKSKLVLMRSKLENLHKVNKEYARHVVAVKEFFDSLNEKIFGTKTSEYGQDGNSIDNNFYKSRV
- the flgK gene encoding flagellar hook-associated protein FlgK, which encodes MANIFMSLGTGVSGLNAAQLQISTTGNNIANADSNYYTRQRVVQSASPAMNTVPGGVGTGTQVDTITRLHDEFAYSRLKYSSSNLENTAYKQRILQEATKYFPDLKDNGMVKDIQEYFSAWNNFASNPNAGAQKVNLINKASVLTASINRSSKMLYDMHEKIDETIKINIKEINSLGRQIANINKQIQRIESGADAGIKINANDLRDKRDELELAMSKLVNTAVYKSDLKSNSRVDTGITDQGKYYNLNIGGVSIVDGVNFHEISMSSTESGRYTKIYYEREDGRRIPMEEKITGGKIGAALDLRGRNYEPDNDKFSDGTIQKYIDNLNTFSKTLITSTNNIYAESAVEISNSDPISYLEDDKTLMNHDNSIRNGSFEAIVYDNKGNVVARKTINVNGTTTMNDTRYGNSIVKDFNSNSDDNKDNNMLNDVDDFFEASYFYDKNTKKGIFSLIPKQAQGLYSISIVDHGTNFPGAVGINRFFSGTDSNSIGINQNFTQDHTKLRAYSKPVIGNNEVANKMIQLQYQKQTFYSSGIALDRDETIEGYYRYLTTDIASDTEANNTIHDTNTSLQKTAEEEFQSTSGVDTNEELTNLIRFQASYGAAAKIITTVDQMLDTLLSLKQ